GAAGTAAGATATAAGAGAGAGCGTGCGACTATCGCGGAGGGAACGTCTGATGGTGCGTCTATCAACGAGGTATCGTTAGCGTGTGACTAGCGTGTAGATGGAACTTTTGAATTTTATATCCAAAATGGACATAAAATTCAGAGCGCGCCAAGTTTTTTTGTATAGTTGACATCATTTCTGTATATGGGTGCCATGGATGAAAAATTTCTGAAAATGATTGAAGCGATTTCAAATTAGTTATATAATGAAGTCATCCTGTTAAGTGAAAACTGAATGGGCAATTCTGAAAAGTTTCTTGAAACAACTAATTGTTTTTCCTTAACATTGGCATTAGTATTTTAGGAGGGTATCGAATGGATAGTCAAACATTGAAAGAAAAATTTACGGAAGTTTTTCAGCGAGAAGATGGTAAAGTGTTTTTTGCGCCAGGGCGCATCAATCTGATTGGTGAGCATACAGATTATAATGGTGGACGTGTATTTCCTTGTGCGATTACGAATGGGACATATGCGGTAGCTGCGTTGCGTGAGGATACGACTGTGCGTTGTTATTCAATGAATTTTGATGAAGTTGGCGTGATTTCTTTTGAATTATCCGAGTTGGTCAATCGTAAAGAAGATAGTTGGACGAATTTTGTAAAAGGTGTCATCAAATATTTAGGTGAAGCTGGTTATACGGTTGATAAAGGATTTGATATTCTTATATATGGTAATATCCCGAATGGTTCCGGGCTGTCCTCATCCTCTTCATTGGAATTATTAGTTGGAGTGACCTTAGAACATTTATTTGATTTTGATATTGACCGCGTTGAACTTGTAAAAATTGGCCAACGCGTTGAAAATCATTTTATCGGTGTTAATTCAGGTATTATGGATCAATTTGCGATAGGAATGGCGGCGAAAGAACAAGCCATTTATTTGGATACCAATACGTTGGAGTATGAATTGGTACCGGCAGAATTTGGCGATAATGTCGTATTGATTATGAATACAAAAAAACGTCGCGAATTAGTCGAATCAAATTATAATGAACGACGTAGTCAATGTGAAGAAGCCTTACGACGTTTGCAATCAGAACTGGACATTAAAGCACTTGGTGAATTATCGGTGGAAACATTTGAAGCAAACCGTCATTTGATTGGTGACGATGTGTTAGAGCGCCGTGCAAAACATGCTGTCTATGAAAATGAACGAACAAAATTAGCTAAAGAAGC
The genomic region above belongs to Aerococcaceae bacterium zg-1292 and contains:
- a CDS encoding galactokinase — its product is MDSQTLKEKFTEVFQREDGKVFFAPGRINLIGEHTDYNGGRVFPCAITNGTYAVAALREDTTVRCYSMNFDEVGVISFELSELVNRKEDSWTNFVKGVIKYLGEAGYTVDKGFDILIYGNIPNGSGLSSSSSLELLVGVTLEHLFDFDIDRVELVKIGQRVENHFIGVNSGIMDQFAIGMAAKEQAIYLDTNTLEYELVPAEFGDNVVLIMNTKKRRELVESNYNERRSQCEEALRRLQSELDIKALGELSVETFEANRHLIGDDVLERRAKHAVYENERTKLAKEALTSGDLERFGQLLNESHISLRDDYEVTGLELDTLVHTAWEQPGVLGARMTGAGMGGCAIALVNKDKVDAVQTEVQAVYEQTVGYPAEFYVAQVGDGARALEA